A single region of the Fusarium fujikuroi IMI 58289 draft genome, chromosome FFUJ_chr05 genome encodes:
- a CDS encoding PAD1-Phenylacrylic acid decarboxylase, translating into MRSLIRPLSRFNRHDFLSLSLAHHLPVQVRSQSSFARHNGRRKRIVVAVTGATGSPLAAALLKRLRELEVETHLIMSKWGGATLKYELEAPNNTALYLESLACVTHSSLDVSASLSSGSFRTDGMIVVPCSMKTLAGIRMGYDNDLIVRAASVTLKERRRLVLVARETPLTSIYLENMLEVTKTGAVVFPPVMAFYTRPSSIDDMVQQSIMRMIDLLDLEVIDEDVQNEARWSGFNWAAKEKQST; encoded by the coding sequence ATGCGCAGTCTTATTCGCCCCTTAAGCCGTTTCAATAGACATGATTTCCTAAGCCTTTCACTGGCTCATCACTTACCAGTTCAAGTGCGCTCCCAATCATCCTTCGCCAGGCACAATGGCCGTCGGAAACGCATCGTTGTCGCTGTTACAGGAGCGACTGGTTCTCCCTTGGCAGCTGCTCTCCTCAAACGTCTTCGGGAACTCGAGGTTGAGAcgcatctcatcatgtcaaAATGGGGAGGGGCAACACTCAAATACGAACTTGAAGCTCCAAATAACACAGCTTTGTACCTTGAGTCTCTTGCTTGTGTCACGCACTCATCGCTAGATGTCTCAGCCTCACTATCATCTGGCTCCTTTCGCACGGATGGCATGATTGTAGTTCCATGCAGTATGAAGACATTAGCAGGCATACGAATGGGCTACGATAATGACCTCATTGTACGAGCGGCAAGTGTGACATTGAAGGAGAGAAGGAGGCTTGTTCTAGTGGCCAGAGAAACGCCATTAACGAGCATTTACTTGGAGAACATGCTTGAAGTAACCAAGACCGGAGCTGTGGTGTTCCCGCCAGTGATGGCTTTTTACACAAGACCGAGTTCTATCGATGACATGGTACAGCAAAGTATCATGAGAATGATTGACCTGCTCGATCTCGAAGTTATAGATGAGGATGTGCAGAATGAAGCCCGTTGGTCAGGATTTAACTGGGCAGCAAAGGAAAAGCAAAGTACCTAG
- a CDS encoding related to allantoate permease — protein sequence MADIEKPFPVETEKVDNTTIEYERAQLLAHLPDPDAGKTVEERQAIEKKLMWKVDLALIPWLSFLYLLSFLDRTNIGNARLAGLEIDLGMVKGDYNNALTIFFVSYAVVEPATNALLKKITPRLFFTLIILTWGLIMTLMGLVTNVKGLLAARFFLGMAEAGLFPGVNYYLSCWYKSSEIGIRSSIFFSAAALAGSFGGLLAAVIAKMDGIGGKPGWAWIFILEGLATVVAGLACWWLVFDWPATASFLSPDDQIRIQRRLIMDRQGRTAEDFDKRHMFAALKDWKTYGYMLIYMGCLTPLYAFSLFLPTIIAGMGHAGTKAQLLSVPPYAVAAALTICVGFYGDRTRHRGYCNIAIVLLGIAGFAMLIATSNPTVQYVGVFLGAAGIYPTVPNTLSWLNNNTEGSLKRAFVLGVVVGWGNLNGVVSSNIYLLREKPRYYTGHGVVFGYLVVFLLGGSILMHLGLRKMNRDRSLGKMDAKWDSLSDEQKWVQGDLRPDFKYTL from the exons ATGGCCGATATTGAGAAGCCGTTCCCCGTTGAGACTGAAAAGGTCGACAACACGACCATCGAATACGAGCGAGCCCAGCTTTTGGCTCATCTACCAGACCCCGATGCCGGAAAGACGGTGGAAGAGCGTCAAGCTATT GAAAAGAAGCTGATGTGGAAGGTTGATCTGGCCCTGATCCCATGGCTATCCTTTCTATATCTCCTATCCTTCCTCGACCGTACCAATATCGGAAATGCTCGCCTAGCTGGTCTTGAAATTGATCTTGGGATGGTTAAAGGGGACTACAATAATGCATTGACGATCTTCTTCGTCTCGTATGCTGTCGTCGAACCTGCAACAAATGCCCTGCTTAAGAAGATCACGCCTCGATTATTCTTTACCCTTATCATTCTGACTTGGGGACTCATAATGACTCTTATGGGGCTTGTTACCAACGTCAAGGGCCTGCTAGCTGCTCGCTTCTTCCTTGGTATGGCAGAAGCCGGACTTTTCCCTGGAGTCAACTATTATCTCTCTTGTTGGTATAAGAGCTCTGAAATCGGCATCCGGTCTTCTATATTTTTCTCAGCAGCTGCACTAGCGGGCTCCTTCGGCGGCTTGCTCGCAGCAGTCATTGCAAAAATGGATGGAATCGGTGGGAAACCTGGTTGGGCTTGGATCTTCATATTGGAGGGCCTTGCCACTGTTGTAGCCGGATTGGCGTGCTGGTGGCTCGTCTTTGATTGGCCAGCAACGGCAAGCTTCCTCAGTCCTGATGACCAGATCCGAATCCAACGTCGCTTAATTATGGACCGGCAAGGTCGAACGGCGGAGGATTTCGATAAGAGACATATGTTTGCTGCCCTCAAGGACTGGAAAACATATGGGTATATGCTTATCTATATGGGCTGTCTTACGCCTCTATATGCCTTCTCCCTGTTTCTCCCGACTATCATTGCCGGCATGGGGCATGCAGGTACCAAGGCCCAGCTTCTCTCTGTGCCCCCCTATGCAGTTGCAGCGGCTCTCACTATTTGTGTGGGATTTTACGGCGACAGGACCCGGCACCGAGGTTACTGCAACATAGCCATTGTTCTGCTCGGCATTGCCGGTTTTGCTATGCTTATAGCGACGTCCAACCCGACAGTGCAATATGTGGGTGTATTCCTCGGTGCAGCAGGCATTTACCCTACTGTGCCCAACACTCTCTCCTGGTTGAACAATAATACTGAGGGGTCGCTGAAGCGTGCCTTTGTGCTGGGAGTAGTGGTTGGCTGGGGCAATTTAAATGGCGTGGTATCATCAAACATCTACCTGCTTCGTGAAAAGCCCCGATACTACACGGGACATGGGGTTGTCTTTGGCTATCTGGTGGTTTTCCTACTCGGTGGATCTATCTTGATGCATCTTGGACTTCGCAAGATGAACAGAGATCGCAGCCTTGGCAAGATGGATGCCAAATGGGACAGTTTGTCAGATGAACAAAAGTGGGTTCAAGGTGACCTGCGACCTGACTTTAAGTACACGCTATAA
- a CDS encoding related to HOL1 protein (member of major facilitator superfamily) has product MSISPFEWPLWWRICVLLNVSFYNLLGNAWAAGLSPVFGLIIQELHCTQDQASNLPTYALLALGLSNLFALPLSLLIGKRYTVLGSLVIFIACNIWSGEATDYYSLRNSRIVGGLAGGLVEALGPIIVAETFPTHQLGRAMVVYVGFLAAGSAVGPMVAGAVGTTHDIEELDAAQPRPGSSPVNEPKPTSTSVEDICISSPAETTTGEISTANFRKEYISRSFSSEFMPMRWKEMGLSLVQPLQLLMAPQVLVTVYIFGLTIGWTVIISILLAVTYAQPPLLWNSRSIGLLNVGSLIGLLIGLPVGGYLADLLFIRSTKGRTREPDPRSRLPMMLIGGLASPLGCIILGHGLQNPAHWIVVCVGWSLLAFGLTGSANVLLTYSVNTMPSRAGDIGVLVNVMKNCLAFGVSYSAISWMNGMGPLKQFATMAALLWVGYLLVIPVWVSSKSIIRRSAVYTR; this is encoded by the exons ATGTCTATCTCTCCTTTC GAATGGCCGCTCTGGTGGCGCATATGCGTTCTGCTGAATGTCAGCTTCTACAATCTCCTTGGGAATGCCTGGGCCGCTGGTCTTTCTCCCGTTTTTGGGTTGATCATTCAGGAGCTACACTGCACGCAAGACCAGGCCTCCAACTTGCCAACGTATGCTCTGCTGGCTCTTGGGCTCTCT AATCTCTTCGCTCTCCCGTTGTCATTACTCATCGGAAAGCGCTACACCGTCCTCGGTTCGCTCGTTATCTTTATCGCCTGTAACATTTGGTCCGGCGAAGCCACTGACTACTACTCCCTTCGAAACTCACGCATCGTTGGTGGATTGGCTGGTGGTCTCGTCGAGGCTCTTGGTCCCATCATCGTAGCTGAGACGTTTCCCACGCATCAGCTCGGAAGAGCCATGGTCGTCTACGTTGGCTTCCTCGCTGCTGGCTCCGCAGTCGGTCCCATGGTCGCTGGTGCAGTTGGG ACAACACACGACATTGAAGAGCTGGACGCGGCTCAACCCAGACCTGGAAGCTCGCCTGTCAACGAACCGAAGCCTACGAGTACCTCGGTCGAGGacatctgcatctcatcACCGGCCGAAACTACAACTGGAGAGATTTCTACTGCCAACTTCAGAAAGGAGTACATTTCGAGGTCGTTCAGTAGCGAGTTTATGCCGATGAGGTGGAAGGAAATGGGCCTGTCACTGGTCCAGCCGCTGCAGCTTCTCATGGCACCCCAAGTCCTCGTCACCGTGTACATTTTTGGGCTAACCATTGGCTGGACCGTCATTATCTCCATTCTCCTCGCCGTCACCTACGCTCAACCTCCTCTGTTGTGGAATTCACGCTCGATTGGTCTACTCAACGTCGGTTCTCTTATCGGTCTTCTCATTGGTCTCCCCGTTGGCGGTTACCTTGCAGACCTTCTCTTCATTCGCTCAACAAAGGGACGTACCCGGGAGCCTGATCCCAGGAGTAGACTGCCAATGATGCTTATCGGAGGACTAGCCAGCCCTCTTGGATGCATTATTCTCGGCCATGGACTTCAAAACCCTGCTCACTGGATCGTTGTCTGTGTCGGATGGAGTCTCCTTGCATTTGGTTTGACAGGGTCTGCAAACGTCCTGCTTACTTATTCCGTCAACACTATGCCTTCGCGAGCAGGAGATATCGGTGTCCTTGTAAATGTCATGAAGAATTGCCTGGCCTTTGGTGTATCCTACTCAGCTATCAGTTGGATGAATGGTATGGGCCCACTGAAGCAGTTCGCGACTATGGCTGCTCTTCTTTGGGTTGGTTACCTGCTGGTGATTCCGGTTTGGGTTTCGAGCAAGTCTATCATCCGCAGAAGCGCTGTTTATACCCGGTAG
- a CDS encoding related to aldehyde dehydrogenase produces the protein MSDSTIGQPALRNGSQGYRIPMLINDAAVLREDDTSRHQSFEGGYFQGAGISDCADAVASCSKAFVTWSTTSPTRRRGLLLRLAQVLKNHEHEVRTLMKSEIHCDDEWASIGVTTSIDLIEQTAYLLTAGSMSGTIPHTQPEGSYGLVFTRPLGVVLGIAPWNSPLFLALRAVIAPLATGNTVILKGSELSPRTHYFVAGLFGKAGFPPGVVNFILHRPEDAPEVVGYLIREPAVRKVNFTGSTPVGRSIAEQAGRALKPVLLELGGKNCCIVLKDADIGRAAEAALAGATLNGGQICMSTDLVLVEKDVVDEFRAELTKQLQGKKGSAYRLVGPRSQSRVQALVSDAEAKGSSKSSTEHQIDSNLIPITILDNINSSMDFLRTESFGPCLGIVAVSNGDEAVKIVNDSDYGLSGAIWTRSHYAALELARRLQVGAVHINSSTVHDEATLPHGGTKQSGFGRFGAEWGLKEFVETQTVIMHA, from the exons ATGTCGGATTCAACTATTGGCCAACCAGCACTCCGCAATGGATCGCAAGGGTATCGTATCCCCATGCTCATCAACGATGCTGCAGTTTTAAGAGAGGATGATACTTCACGACATCAATCATTTGAGGGGGGGTATTTCCAGGGCGCTGGTATATCTGACTGTGCGGATGCTGTGGCGAGTTGCAGCAAAGCATTCGTAACTTGGTCCACAACCTCTCCGACCCGTAGACGTGGTCTTCTCTTGCGATTGGCACAG GTCCTCAAGAACCATGAGCATGAGGTCCGAACTCTAATGAAGTCTGAGATCCATTGCGACGATGAATGGGCATCCATCGGTGTCACTACGAGCATCGATTTGATCGAACAGACTGCGTATCTCCTGACAGCAGGGAGTATGAGCGGCACCATACCGCATACCCAACCTGAGGGGTCATACGGTTTGGTGTTTACTCGTCCTTTGGGTGTTGTTCTGGGAATCGCACCTTGGAACTCACCTCTCTTCTTGGCCCTTCGAGCTGTGATCGCTCCTTTGGCAACTGGAAATACAGTTATCCTCAAG GGATCTGAGCTTAGTCCAAGGACACATTATTTCGTCGCCGGGTTGTTTGGAAAAGCTGGCTTCCCTCCAGGTGTCGTCAATTTTATCCTTCATCGACCGGAAGATGCCCCCGAGGTAGTTGGGTATCTCATTCGAGAGCCTGCCGTCAGGAAGGTCAACTTCACTGGCTCAACACCAGTTGGGCGCAGTATTGCTGAGCAAGCGGGACGGGCTCTGAAGCCGGTATTGCTGGAACTTGGTGGGAAGAACTGTTGTATTGTCCTGAAGGACGCAGACATTGGTCGTGCGGCAGAAGCAGCTCTCGCAGGAGCAACACTAAAT GGCGGACAGATATGCATGTCTACAGATCTTGTCCTCGTGGAAAAGGATGTCGTAGATGAGTTTCGTGCAGAGCTTACAAAACAGCTACAAGGCAAGAAGGGCTCGGCGTATCGACTTGTCGGGCCAAGGAGTCAGTCGAGAGTACAAGCTTTGGTCTCCGATGCAGAAGCCAAGGGATCTTCAAAGTCTTCCACAGAGCACCAGATCGACTCAAACCTAATACCTATCACAATCCTCGATAATATTAACAGCTCTATGGATTTCCTACGTACAGAGAGTTTCGGTCCCTGTCTCGGAATCGTCGCGGTCTCTAACGGGGACGAGGCGGTCAAGATTGTCAACGATAGTGATTACGGGTTGTCAGGTGCGATATGGACACGGAGCCATTATGCAGCATTGGAACTGGCGCGTCGACTACAAGTCGGTGCGGTTCATATCAACTCTTCTACTGTTCATGATGAAGCGACTTTGCCTCATGGGGGAACTAAGCAAAGTGGATTTGGAAGATTTGGTGCGGAATGGGGATTGAAGGAATTCGTTGAGACGCAGACAGTTATCATGCATGCGTAA
- a CDS encoding probable gentisate 1,2-dioxygenase oxidoreductase, whose amino-acid sequence MAPSAATAPSGGQSLVNATPAKSLNTSEELVEALKATNTAPLWAQMTRLNPPAPNPQTIPYVWSYDKIKPYLLKAGKLITEKQAERRVLMLGNPAKEAPYTTDTLYAGLQLVQPKETAPAHRHTAFACRFIIEGTGGFTAVHGKRVPMKPRDVIVTPTWNWHDHGKKGADEEGGDDQPVIWLDGLDLPSFIHFPVHFVEHHTAARYPAEDFEESNIVYPWSKMQPKLDASPDEWVSEPYLKPSGAEIGRIIGASAERLNPGAKSPEIQETSSAVYHVIEGSGSTQVGDKVLKWKQGDTFCIPTWHKYQHHADDGKVYLYRFDDKPMLRALGFYRVAGVDVETYVSE is encoded by the exons ATGGCGCCTTCTGCGGCTACAGCACCCAGCGGTGGCCAGTCTCTTGTCAATGCCACTCCAGCCAAGTCACTAAACACCTCTGaagagcttgttgaagcCCTTAAAGCTACCAACACAGCTCCTCTCTGGGCCCAGATGACACGCCTGAACCCTCCAGCACCCAACCCTCAAACTATTCCCTATGTCTGGTCAtatgacaagatcaagccaTATCTCCTCAAGGCTGGAAAGCTTATCACTGAGAAGCAAGCTGAGCGCCGGGTCCTGATGCTTGGAAACCCTGCAAAAG AGGCACCATACACCACTGATACCCTGTATGCTGGACTTCAGCTGGTGCAGCCTAAAGAGACGGCACCTGCGCACAGACACACGGCCTTCGCATGCAGGTTCATCATCGAAGGCACTGGTGGCTTCACTGCAGTTCACGGCAAGAGAGTGCCTATGAAGCCTCGCGACGTCATTGTTACACCCACTTGGAACTGGCATGACCATGGCAAGAAGGGCGCCGATGAGGAGGGTGGAGATGATCAGCCCGTCATCTGGCTCGATGGGCTTGACCTCCCCAGCTTCATCCACTTCCCTGTCCATTTTGTGGAACATCATACAGCTGCACGATACCCAGCTGAAGACTTTGAAGAGTCTAATATTGTCTATCCGTGGAGCAAGATGCAGCCCAAGCTGGATGCCAGCCCTGATGAATGGGTCTCGGAGCCGTATCTGAAGCCTAGTGGGGCCGAAA TTGGTCGTATCATTGGTGCTTCAGCTGAGAGACTTAACCCAGGAGCCAAGTCGCCTGAGATCCAAGAGACGAGCTCTGCTGTGTACCATGTCATTGAAGGCTCTGGTTCCACTCAGGTCGGAGACAAGGTCCTTAAATGGAAGCAGGGTGACACGTTTTGCATTCCAACTTGGCACAAGTATCAGCATCATGCAGACGACGGCAAGGTCTATCTCTACAGATTCGACGACAAGCCGATGCTGAGGGCCTTAGGATTCTACCGGGTGGCAGGAGTTGATGTCGAGACCTATGTCTCTGAATGA
- a CDS encoding related to salicylate hydroxylase, translating to MAKNKITQPAVAYPSRSTNLLERLHQTAEHANGNGHLPGSQVRLQILIVGAGLGGLATAVALARQGHKVTVLEQAATLGEVGAGIQIPSNSGRLLLKWGLGPYLEQYAVKPDSMTFRRWANGDPIAYTRLSPDFEDRYGAPYFVIHRADFHRALCRRAEDLGVKIVTDSRVTGYDESIPSATTFDGREYRADIIIAADGVKSHARSVVLGGSDLPPQKTGFAAYRATVNTEEMKQDEDTAWLLEKPGINIWIGEDRHVMTYSIAGGNSFNMVLSHVDHSSPSTWSAENAIRDMQDSFKDWDPKLFKVIKMIKSTLKWPLMSGSRLQTWISRSEKLLILGDAAHAMVPYMSQGAAMAVEDGAALATAISMIKCKDQVATALHVFEKERMSRSYGMQSASLVNGKLWHFPDGPLQQARDLGMRAEVEGRPFVESTNQWSDPVTQIWAYGYDAEDAIKELWLSEAV from the exons atggccaagaacaagattaCTCAGCCG GCAGTGGCATATCCTTCACGATCCACTAATCTCCTAGAAAGACTCCATCAAACTGCTGAGCATGCTAACGGCAACGGTCATCTGCCCGGCTCTCAAGTCAGGCTTCAGATCTTGATTGTCGGTGCAGGACTAGGTGGCCTAGCCACCGCCGTTGCTCTTGCTCGTCAAGGCCACAAGGTTACAGTCTTGGAGCAGGCAGCTACCTTGGGTGAG GTTGGTGCAGGTATCCAGATTCCCTCGAATTCGGGTAGACTGCTCTTGAAATGGGGTCTCGGTCCATATCTAGAACAATATGCCGTGAAGCCGGACAGTATGACATTTCGAAGATGGGCGAACGGCGATCCGATCGCCTATACAAGGCTCTCACCAGACTTTGAAGACAGATACGGAGCACCCTATTTCGTCATTCATCGTGCCGACTTCCATCGAGCCCTTTGCCGCCGGGCAGAAGACCTTGGGGTAAAGATTGTTACTGATAGCAGGGTTACCGGCTACGACGAGTCAATTCCTTCCGCCACAACCTTTGATGGTCGCGAATACCGTGCCGATATAATTATCGCTGCAGACGGCGTCAAGTCACATGCTCGATCAGTTGTGCTTGGTGGTTCAGACCTACCACCCCAAAAGACTGGTTTTGCGGCTTATCGCGCTACGGTAAACACAGAAGAGATgaagcaagatgaagacaCAGCCTGGTTACTTGAAAAACCTGGGATCAACATCTG GATTGGGGAAGACCGTCACGTCATGACGTACTCTATCGCTGGAGGCAACTCTTTCAATATGGTCTTGTCTCACGTCGACCATTCATCACCGAGTACATGGAGCGCTGAGAATGCAATCCGCGATATGCAAGACTCATTCAAAGATTGGGATCCAAA GCTGTTCAAAGtgatcaagatgatcaagagtACACTCAAGTGGCCCCTAATGAGCGGTAGTCGTCTCCAAACCTGGATATCGAGGAGTGAAAAGCTCCTTATCCTCGGAGACGCTGCTCATGCTATGGTACCATACATGTCCCAAGGTGCCGCCATGGCCGTAGAAGACGGCGCTGCTCTAGCCACAGCGATCTCAATGATTAAATGCAAGGACCAAGTCGCAACTGCTCTGCATGTATTTGAGAAGGAAAGGATGAGTCGAAGTTACGGTATGCAGTCTGCAAGCTTGGTAAATGGAAAGCTATGGCACTTTCCAGACGGTCCTTTACAGCAAGCTAGGGATCTTGGAATGAGGGCTGAGGTGGAAGGACGACCATTCGTTGAGAGCACGAATCAGTGGAGTGACCCCGTAACTCAGATTTGGGCCTATGGGTATGATGCCGAGGATGCTATTAAAGAGCTCTGGCTGAGCGAGGCTGTATAA
- a CDS encoding related to monomeric sarcosine oxidase gives MEKFDVAVVGLGALGSAAVWQVARKGAKVVGFEQFEFGHVRGASHDTSRIVRTAYDAPEYVSLAKAAYKDWAELEKDAGLKLLTVTGGIVVLANDRTWTSGFKVSDYTASLDANNVPYELLSAKEVNKRWPKLDIDDDENAVYTPDTGIAHAAKSVTAMQFVARARGAILKENTPVTAIIPITNGRNDKGVIIKTENGDFQARKVILAADAWTNKLLAPLGAQIPLEVMQEQVTYFKPKEPALFDAEHFPVWIRMVDGKTFYGFPTFGEPTIKAGRDVSNNRMSPEERSYTHSPKLLDELTAFMKDFVTKDEDLEILRTVTCQYTITPGRHFVLSALNQYPDILVALGAAHGFKFAPVIGRVMAELAIDGKTTEDLSKFVIPAIQSVVRSKI, from the coding sequence ATGGAAAAATTCGATGTCGCCGTAGTAGGCCTCGGTGCCCTTGGAAGCGCAGCAGTCTGGCAAGTGGCAAGAAAGGGAGCGAAGGTTGTGGGCTTTGAACAGTTCGAGTTCGGCCACGTCCGAGGTGCATCTCACGACACGTCTCGCATCGTCCGCACAGCATACGATGCTCCGGAATACGTATCGCTCGCCAAAGCCGCTTACAAAGACTGGGCCGAGCTAGAGAAAGACGCCGGTTTGAAGCTGTTGACGGTCACTGGTGGCATTGTGGTGCTTGCGAATGATCGTACCTGGACATCCGGCTTCAAGGTCTCGGATTACACTGCGAGCCTCGACGCCAACAATGTACCCTACGAGCTTCTAAGTGCCAAAGAGGTCAATAAGCGATGGCCTAAACTTGACattgatgacgacgagaatGCAGTGTATACTCCAGATACTGGCATTGCGCATGCGGCTAAATCTGTGACAGCGATGCAATTCGTTGCTCGCGCTCGCGGAGCCATTCTCAAGGAAAACACACCAGTGACAGCAATCATACCAATCACGAATGGCCGAAACGACAAAGgagtcatcatcaagacagaGAATGGCGATTTCCAGGCTCGCAAGGTCATTCTCGCAGCAGACGCCTGGACCAACAAACTGCTTGCTCCTCTCGGCGCACAGATTCCACTTGAGGTCATGCAAGAGCAAGTAACATACTTCAAGCCCAAAGAACCTGCTCTGTTTGATGCCGAGCACTTCCCTGTATGGATCCGGATGGTTGACGGAAAGACATTTTACGGATTTCCCACTTTTGGTGAACCCACCATCAAGGCTGGCCGCGACGTTTCCAACAACCGTATGAGCCCTGAAGAACGGTCCTACACTCATTCTCCAAAGCTTTTGGATGAGTTGACCGCATTCATGAAGGACTTTGTAACCAAAGATGAGgaccttgagatccttcGCACAGTTACATGCCAGTATACGATTACTCCAGGCCGACATTTCGTACTTAGCGCACTAAATCAGTATCCCGATATTCTGGTTGCCTTAGGGGCGGCTCATGGTTTTAAATTTGCGCCTGTAATAGGTCGGGTCATGGCGGAACTGGCTATAGATGGAAAGACGACTGAGGATCTCTCCAAGTTTGTTATCCCGGCGATTCAATCTGTTGTTCGAAGTAAGATCTAG
- a CDS encoding related to synaptic vesicle transporter SV2 (major facilitator superfamily), producing the protein MSDKSTTDGPVTMPQPSDKLSDRERYADLRTSGDRHGESLSFQMGTEDEQIFSLRDIDPVLDAKMRLINKTMDEIGWTNMHLKLFFLNGFGYAADSLILALQAVTAGQAALEFRPAFSYGLNVAVYTGMLVGVLFWGLGADVIGRRYAFNISLFLSSVFAIAAGASPNWIVLATFVGLAAFGAGGNLVLDTTVFLEFLPGNKQWLVTLMACWWGLAYVIVAAFCWPIYSNPKYTCADADTCTKGNNMGWRYVWYGNGALVFVCSILRVTVIRLKETPKYLLAKGDDVAVVAIYQDIAKKYQRTCSLTIDALESMGAINSTYGKSRYSLSELWAHFHGLFVTRKLAISTILIWISWLLIGLAYPLFYVFLPDYLASRGAKTGESGPYYQWRNYMLSSVTGIFGPVAAAFMCNTKLLGRKYTMAIGALITMAFFFAYTAVKTPAQNVALSCVIAFTLNIYYGTLYAYTPEVLPSAHRATGNGIAVAGNRIMGLVSSFVAAYGNTATSVPIYVCAVLYIVMVSYTPGDIPEEWRLIDMYQAIIAVILPFEPYGKRSM; encoded by the exons ATGTCAGACAAATCCACCACGGACGGTCCAGTTACCATGCCTCAGCCATCAGATAAACTCTCTGACCGAGAGCGCTATGCCGACCTACGTACCAGTGGTGACCGGCATGGTGAGTCCCTGAGCTTTCAGATGGGAACCGAGGATGAACAAATCTTCTCTCTTCGAGACATCGACCCAGTGCTTGATGCTAAAATGCGCCTCATCAATAAG ACCATGGATGAAATTGGCTGGACAAACATGCACCTGAAGCTGTTTTTTCTGAATGGTTTCGGCTACGCTGCTGATTCTCTAATCCTTGCCCTTCAAGCTGTGACTGCCGGTCAGGCTGCTCTCGAGTTTCGTCCTGCGTTCTCTTATGGTCTCAATGTGGCTGTTTATACAGGAATGCTGGTTGGTGTATTATTCTGGGGACTAG GTGCGGATGTCATCGGCCGGCGTTATGCTTTCAACATCTCACTCTTTTTATCTTCCGTATTCGCCATTGCGGCCGGTGCCTCGCCTAATTGGATTGTCCTTGCCACCTTTGTCGGTCTTGCTGC ATTTGGTGCTGGCGGCAACCTTGTTCTCGATACTACTGTATTCCTAGAGTTTCTTCCTGGCAACAAGCAATGGCTGGTTACGTTGATGGCCTGCTGGTGGGGGCTTGCATATGTCATTGTTGCCGCCTTTTGCTGGCCAATCTACTCGAATCCCAAGTATACCTGCGCGGACGCTGATACATGCACCAAGGGTAACAATATG GGCTGGCGATATGTCTGGTACGGAAATGGAGCTCTCGTCTTTGTGTGTAGTATTCTACGAGTCACTGTGATTCGACTCAAGGAGACCCCCAAGTACCTTCTTGCCAAAGGTGATGACGTTGCTGTGGTTGCTATCTACCAAGATATTGCAAAGAAATATCAACGGACTTGTAGTCTCACAATTGACGCACTTGAGTCTATGGGGGCCATTAACTCCACGTATGGCAAGTCTAGGTATAGCCTCAGCGAGCTCTGGGCACATTTCCATGGATTATTCGTGACGAGGAAGCTCGCCATCTCAACGATTCTGATTTGGATATCTTGGCTTCTAATTG GCCTGGCATACCCGCTGTTCTATGTGTTTCTCCCAGACTATCTTGCCAGTCGTGGTGCCAAAACGGGAGAGTCGGGGCCATATTATCAGTGGAGAAACTACATGCTCAGCAGCGTCACGGGCATATTTGGGCCAGTGGCTGCTGCATTTATGTGCAACACCAAGCTGCTTGGCCGGAAGTATACTATGGCAATTGGAGCACTCATTAccatggccttcttcttcgcttATACTGCTGTGAAGACTCCGGCTCAGAACGTGGCCTTGAGCTGTGTCATTGCTTTTACGTTAAATATCTACTATGGAACCT TATACGCATACACTCCAGAG GTACTACCATCAGCTCATCGTGCAACGGGCAACGGAATAGCTGTAGCAGGAAACCGAATTATGGGATTGGTATCCTCCTTTGTAGCAGCTTATGGCAACACTGCGACATCAGTACCCATTTATGTATGCGCTGTACTCTACATCGTCATGGTAAGCTACACTCCTGGTGATATTCCTGAAGAATGGCGCCTAATTGATATGTACCAGGCTATCATAGCCGTGATCTTACCGTTTGAGCCTTATGGAAAGCGGTCTATGTAG